A genomic segment from Methanomicrobium sp. W14 encodes:
- a CDS encoding Ni/Fe hydrogenase subunit alpha codes for MKEITISPVTRIEGHANVRIYLDEQNRVNSAHFQVVELRGFEKFLIGSAVEEALRITPRICGICPVSHHVAAAKACDEIFGVKPPETGRMLRELLMNGQFIHSHSLHFFMLASPDFLIGSDAPASDRSVVGLIKKAPDIAKKAIEIRKFGQRLTEAIGAKPIHPSTCVPGGISCRLSEEKRSELLDMAKKSLEIAKEGWETAKSVLDKTDLTLGAVETSFVGMSKDNKFSIYDGPVNVIGKGREQKGNFSGTDYLDYIEEYSEDWSYLKFSRLKSGDYYRVGPLARLNIIKSMGTPLADSALFEYRSVFGEFTQTTLAYNIARYIELLSCCENAVTLLSDLKICGDDIRAEPGGIAKKRGVGIIEAPRGTLIHDYTVDDNGFITKCNLIVATCQNNYAMDRGVEDAARKVISGGVLSETASNRIETVIRAYDPCISCATHAIGKMPISIEVLHDRNKPEKGPREI; via the coding sequence ATGAAAGAGATTACAATAAGCCCGGTGACAAGAATCGAAGGGCATGCAAACGTAAGAATTTACCTCGATGAGCAGAACAGGGTAAATTCCGCACATTTTCAGGTCGTTGAGCTGAGGGGATTCGAGAAGTTTCTCATAGGCTCCGCAGTAGAGGAGGCATTGAGGATTACCCCCAGGATATGCGGTATATGCCCTGTATCTCATCATGTAGCGGCAGCAAAAGCCTGCGATGAAATATTCGGGGTAAAACCTCCGGAAACAGGCAGGATGCTTCGTGAACTTCTGATGAACGGCCAGTTCATACATTCGCATTCACTTCACTTCTTCATGCTTGCCTCACCTGACTTTCTCATAGGAAGCGATGCACCGGCATCTGACAGAAGCGTAGTGGGGCTTATCAAAAAAGCGCCTGATATCGCAAAAAAGGCCATTGAAATAAGAAAATTTGGCCAGAGGCTTACCGAGGCCATCGGCGCAAAACCAATTCACCCTTCAACCTGCGTCCCGGGAGGCATTTCATGCCGGCTTTCAGAAGAAAAACGCTCGGAACTTCTGGATATGGCAAAAAAATCCCTTGAAATTGCAAAAGAGGGCTGGGAAACCGCAAAAAGTGTCCTCGACAAAACCGACCTTACTCTCGGCGCTGTCGAGACCTCCTTTGTGGGAATGTCAAAAGACAATAAATTCTCTATATACGACGGTCCCGTGAACGTTATCGGAAAGGGCAGGGAGCAAAAGGGAAACTTTTCAGGAACGGACTACCTTGACTACATAGAAGAATATTCCGAGGACTGGTCATACCTGAAATTTTCAAGACTTAAATCAGGCGATTATTACCGTGTCGGGCCCCTTGCAAGGCTCAATATAATCAAAAGCATGGGAACGCCCCTTGCAGACTCAGCCCTTTTTGAGTACAGGTCGGTTTTCGGGGAGTTCACCCAGACGACGCTTGCATACAACATCGCACGCTACATAGAACTCCTTTCATGCTGCGAAAATGCAGTCACCCTGCTTTCAGACCTAAAAATATGCGGAGACGACATCCGTGCAGAGCCTGGAGGGATTGCAAAAAAAAGAGGTGTAGGAATAATAGAAGCCCCGAGAGGAACCCTTATTCATGACTATACTGTCGACGACAACGGATTTATCACTAAATGCAATCTAATCGTCGCGACATGCCAGAACAATTACGCAATGGACAGAGGGGTCGAGGATGCGGCAAGAAAAGTCATTTCAGGCGGGGTTCTAAGTGAAACCGCTTCAAACAGGATAGAAACCGTGATACGGGCATACGATCCCTGTATTTCCTGTGCGACTCATGCAATCGGAAAAATGCCCATATCAATCGAGGTTTTACACGACAGGAATAAACCTGAGAAAGGTCCAAGAGAAATTTAG
- a CDS encoding F420-nonreducing hydrogenase: MKIAIEELAGCSGCTIAVLDLHETLLEVLKEAEIVYSPVIMDAKEPPEGIDIAFVTGCVRNEENRERLRKIRSRAKILVAFGTCACYGGVSGLSMLSSNDEIFKTVYRGVDTVKEDGKIPSDVPKFLYRAFAVGDLEKVDYYITGCPPKEQFLRQIFPALLKGDKAELSRKSVCSECDRKMGSVEGWKLKRRYEGIPDREHCLLGQGYLCLGPVTFGRCGAACPKNNVPCHGCNGPSLDILREPCRDLYNMMVRRISDLTDIPEKKVEGELYDVAHTMYPFTIGSLIMEDKENSKIRDLVKERSG; this comes from the coding sequence ATGAAAATAGCAATAGAGGAGCTTGCCGGGTGCTCGGGGTGCACAATCGCGGTTTTAGACCTGCATGAAACCCTCCTGGAAGTCTTAAAAGAAGCAGAAATCGTATATTCACCTGTTATAATGGATGCAAAAGAGCCTCCTGAGGGAATAGACATAGCATTTGTCACGGGCTGCGTAAGAAACGAGGAGAACAGGGAGAGGCTCAGAAAAATAAGGAGCAGAGCAAAAATTCTTGTCGCCTTCGGGACCTGCGCATGCTACGGCGGCGTATCGGGGCTTTCAATGCTCAGCAGCAACGACGAAATTTTCAAAACAGTCTACAGGGGAGTAGATACCGTAAAGGAGGACGGAAAAATTCCTTCAGACGTCCCAAAATTTCTGTACAGGGCTTTTGCAGTCGGTGACCTTGAAAAGGTCGACTACTATATAACGGGGTGTCCTCCTAAGGAACAGTTTTTAAGGCAGATTTTCCCGGCTCTTTTAAAGGGCGACAAGGCCGAACTCTCCAGGAAATCGGTATGTTCGGAGTGCGACAGAAAGATGGGATCTGTAGAGGGCTGGAAGCTTAAAAGGCGCTATGAAGGTATTCCAGACCGCGAGCACTGCCTCCTGGGCCAGGGCTACCTGTGTCTCGGACCTGTAACATTCGGGCGCTGTGGTGCGGCCTGCCCGAAAAACAACGTTCCATGCCACGGATGCAACGGCCCTTCGCTTGATATACTAAGGGAACCCTGCCGCGACCTCTACAATATGATGGTAAGAAGGATATCTGACCTAACCGACATTCCGGAAAAAAAAGTTGAAGGAGAACTATACGACGTTGCACACACGATGTACCCGTTCACCATAGGCAGCCTGATAATGGAGGACAAGGAGAATTCGAAGATACGCGACCTTGTAAAGGAGAGGAGCGGATGA
- a CDS encoding ferredoxin family protein — MIEIHVDSDSCVGCGLCVKDCPMKVYELKDGLSVPVRPEDCMGCLSCHEICPAQALEHRGIYPAKRHYIDIKVCEMLRKVI; from the coding sequence ATGATAGAAATACACGTGGACAGCGATTCATGCGTTGGATGCGGGCTGTGCGTCAAGGACTGCCCGATGAAGGTTTACGAATTAAAGGACGGGTTAAGCGTTCCTGTAAGACCTGAAGACTGCATGGGGTGCCTCTCCTGCCATGAAATCTGCCCTGCGCAGGCACTTGAGCACAGGGGGATTTACCCTGCAAAGAGACACTACATCGACATAAAAGTCTGCGAAATGCTGAGGAAGGTCATCTGA
- a CDS encoding hydrocarbon binding protein (contains V4R domain) — MAASYVDELHEKFETGVTYKSEDIPLQCTPPAKEIEVTLHGVMKLNGLIIRSLEEIAGRGANAVTFRAGKKFGHEIAKYFQKRDDIEDALHELTDLLAGQYNFEVWKPAGSDTFIIEENGQRFIYLVFHDCIVRQTLRRNGQAQEGPLCQTLCGYVVGAIEEITGTRVKLEIMHTGPNACLKKLILM; from the coding sequence ATGGCGGCAAGCTATGTTGACGAACTCCACGAGAAGTTCGAGACCGGGGTAACGTACAAATCAGAGGACATTCCGCTGCAGTGCACGCCTCCGGCGAAAGAGATTGAGGTCACTCTCCATGGCGTCATGAAGCTCAACGGGCTTATTATACGTTCTCTTGAAGAAATTGCAGGAAGGGGGGCGAATGCCGTTACATTTCGTGCAGGAAAGAAGTTTGGCCATGAAATTGCAAAATACTTCCAGAAACGCGATGACATCGAAGACGCACTCCATGAACTCACCGACCTCCTGGCAGGCCAGTACAACTTCGAGGTCTGGAAGCCTGCGGGAAGCGACACCTTCATAATAGAGGAAAACGGCCAGAGGTTCATATACCTCGTATTTCATGACTGCATCGTAAGACAGACTCTCAGAAGAAACGGCCAGGCCCAGGAAGGCCCCCTGTGCCAGACGCTGTGCGGGTATGTCGTCGGTGCAATAGAGGAGATTACCGGAACACGCGTAAAGCTTGAAATAATGCATACGGGGCCGAATGCATGCTTAAAAAAACTTATCCTGATGTGA
- a CDS encoding roadblock/LC7 domain-containing protein: protein MLKQILNEFLQINGVTAAVIAGRDGFVIESAVSGDVDIEALGAMASTGLGTSEAMSRELGKEVMNQIIVELEEGPILISPLSEDELIAIVAEKGVNVGLLRYELKKNRERIVAAL, encoded by the coding sequence ATGTTAAAGCAGATACTTAACGAATTCCTGCAGATTAACGGGGTTACCGCTGCGGTTATCGCAGGAAGAGACGGATTTGTCATAGAAAGTGCGGTTTCAGGCGACGTCGACATAGAGGCGCTTGGTGCGATGGCGTCAACCGGTCTCGGGACGTCTGAGGCCATGAGCCGTGAACTTGGAAAAGAGGTCATGAACCAGATAATAGTGGAACTCGAGGAAGGCCCTATTCTCATATCACCTCTGTCCGAAGACGAGCTTATCGCGATAGTCGCCGAGAAAGGCGTCAACGTGGGACTTTTAAGATATGAGCTCAAGAAAAACCGTGAAAGAATAGTTGCAGCACTATGA
- a CDS encoding roadblock/LC7 domain-containing protein — protein MSSGLPEGEKIAAVQISPDRLSGFITNFSGCVRTERDDRKGFLLVEKGKPVAAAYTSGGRDFSGNSAYEMILDEVLLDCILNAYTEEELETAKSGLKSDFLVSEEEMTPGKKGDILSPDTLSSVMRQPGVIAVSVIFEGFALQSLGDADFEHVAAVTEDLVRAGSKITGDLMMGSLNQLLLETPNGKLIVAPVNELYICVLAEKNANLGLIRLALQSVRYDNSED, from the coding sequence ATGAGTTCCGGACTTCCTGAAGGCGAGAAGATTGCTGCAGTGCAGATATCCCCGGACAGGCTATCCGGATTTATCACAAATTTCAGCGGCTGCGTAAGAACAGAAAGAGACGACCGTAAGGGCTTTCTGCTTGTGGAAAAAGGAAAACCCGTGGCCGCAGCATACACCTCGGGCGGAAGAGATTTTTCAGGCAACAGCGCTTACGAAATGATTCTGGATGAGGTGTTACTGGACTGCATATTAAATGCCTATACTGAAGAGGAGCTTGAAACTGCAAAGAGCGGTTTAAAAAGTGATTTTTTGGTATCTGAAGAAGAAATGACTCCGGGAAAAAAAGGAGACATACTGTCCCCGGATACGCTTTCATCAGTCATGCGCCAGCCGGGTGTCATTGCGGTTTCGGTCATATTCGAAGGTTTTGCACTCCAGTCCCTTGGAGACGCCGACTTTGAACATGTCGCGGCTGTAACAGAAGACCTCGTCCGTGCGGGGTCAAAGATAACAGGCGACCTCATGATGGGCTCGTTAAACCAGCTCCTTTTAGAGACACCAAACGGGAAACTTATCGTTGCACCTGTAAACGAGCTCTACATCTGTGTCCTTGCAGAAAAAAATGCGAACCTTGGTCTTATAAGACTTGCACTGCAGTCCGTAAGATACGACAACAGCGAAGATTAA
- the minD gene encoding cell division ATPase MinD has product MTTVFTIASGKGGTGKTTVTANLGSMLAYHKKRTYILDSDMGMANLGLVLGLENMPVTLHEVLAGKADIHEAIYEGPFGVSVIPSGLSLEGFKNADPGKLSGVLKEITDECDILIIDAPAGINHDGIVPLAVADEVILVVNPDISSLVDALKTKMLTEMLGGKVRGAIINRISSVKDTKTRNQIEKMLSVPVIGIIPEDVNVRRASACRSPIVVKYPTSDASRAFRRISATLIGIDYKEDEDTKTKKKEKFIERFARALFPGGKNVS; this is encoded by the coding sequence ATGACAACAGTTTTCACGATAGCATCAGGTAAAGGCGGAACAGGAAAGACGACAGTAACTGCAAACCTTGGCTCCATGCTTGCATATCACAAAAAAAGGACATACATCCTTGATTCCGATATGGGAATGGCTAACCTCGGTCTGGTTCTCGGCCTTGAAAATATGCCGGTAACACTTCACGAGGTCCTTGCAGGAAAAGCCGACATCCACGAGGCTATATACGAAGGACCGTTCGGCGTTTCTGTAATTCCAAGCGGGCTCTCCCTTGAAGGCTTCAAAAACGCCGATCCCGGAAAGCTTTCCGGTGTTTTAAAAGAGATAACTGATGAATGCGACATCCTGATAATAGACGCGCCTGCCGGGATAAACCACGACGGAATCGTCCCCCTTGCCGTTGCAGACGAGGTGATTCTTGTCGTAAACCCTGACATCTCATCTCTTGTAGATGCTCTGAAGACCAAGATGCTTACCGAGATGCTGGGAGGAAAGGTACGTGGTGCGATAATTAACCGTATAAGCAGCGTAAAGGACACCAAAACCCGCAACCAGATCGAAAAGATGCTTTCCGTTCCTGTAATCGGAATTATTCCTGAAGACGTAAACGTCAGGCGTGCATCAGCCTGCCGTTCTCCGATTGTCGTGAAATATCCTACTTCTGATGCTTCCAGAGCTTTTAGAAGGATTTCTGCCACACTTATCGGAATTGACTACAAAGAGGACGAAGATACGAAGACAAAAAAGAAGGAGAAATTCATAGAGAGATTTGCAAGAGCCCTCTTCCCGGGAGGCAAAAATGTCAGCTGA